Part of the Parambassis ranga chromosome 16, fParRan2.1, whole genome shotgun sequence genome, agtgaattttaataaaatgcaaaatttctcagaAATTATgcttttagtgccaattcaaccttccattcctccataatcctgcagtatgttttcatgaaacccactgtggtgatagaggacacCTTCTATAAacataatccagtaaaatatctgctgcagcttttatggattatttatagtgaatttttaaaaatgcacaatatcTTTAAAATTATgcttttagtgccaattcaaccttccattcctccataatcctgcagtattttttcatgaaactcactgtggtgatagaggacacCTTCTATAAAAACAATCCAGTgacatatctgctgcagctttcatggattatttatagtgaattttaaaCATCTCGTCTGGAGTATAAACTTTCTGTTTTGCggcctttatttttttacatggtcGCTTTacatcttattttgaaaggtcaTGCCGGATGTCGTGTTCGCAGCTTCGTCTCTGTTCGTGTGTTTTCGGGAGCATCACCGGCTGAGTCCGCTGAGGAGCGCCGCGCGCCTGCAGGTGAGTTCGCGGCTCGTTCAGGGGGCGGGAGACTCCCGCCGCGGCGCGAGCTCGGTTAGACCGGCTCGTTGTGGTCACGTGCGCGCCGCTCCGTGCTGTTTGGGGTGAAACGGGTTAAAAACGTCCGTCTGTGGGCGGAtgctagctgctgctgttagcCTGCAGCAGAACCCACACGGACCGATGCTGCTGTTCCACGAGGGACGGCGTGACCGTGGATTAGGCGCGTGCCGGTCAGAGGAGAGATCAATAAGCATCGATTATCTGTGAACAATATGTTTATAGCATGTGATAAACGGGACGGCTGAGTTTGTGACCGTTGAACGGGTTCGGCGGTGAGGACGCACCTGCGCGTCATCAGCCTGTGATGGTGTCGCGTCATCAGCCTGTTTGTTGTCGTAGTgaaacacctgctgtgtgtgcggGGTGCGGGGCGTGGGGTGCGTTTGTTTCCGTCACGGTGCAGCGTGGGTCCAGCGGCCCGAACCGTCCACCCCAGGAggtctgcacagactcacagcaaggacaaaggcctgtccacctgtccacctgtccccctcagtcattagacacacctggcccagtcagccagaccatcacaggtaaccatggaaacatttagtgctgttgttttttacccagacccacccactgaggtctgtgaccacatataaaccatgtttccccccAAACAGttagacctgatgaagctgatggatgagcagagaaacgtcttctagaaaactccacagtccagacgcctcgcttcaacctgcTCCACGTTTTAACTCAGAACGATCCTTTGTTTGTGATTCAGACAGTAACGGTGTTTGTTTCTGACGCAGGGTGACACCAGTCTGCAGGACTCAGAGCAAACGCAGACAGAAACAGCTTCAGGTCTGAGTGAGGGTCCAGGAGCCGCCTGATGTGGGAGgaagcgctgctgctgctgctcggcctGGGAGGTGAAACGTTTTATTAACACACATTTTCAGACTCATAAGTTAAAACGTTTTCTGATTTGAGTTGAAAGAGTTAACAGGAAGTTGTGTCCGTCCAAACTAACCAGAgccttcctctctgcctcagctgtAGTGGCGTCTCAGTGCTGGCAGGGGGCGACCTTCCCTGAGGCTGTGGTGTCTCCCACCATGGACAGCAGCGGGATCCTGCGGGTGCCCGGCGTGGCGTCTCTGCCGCAGTGCGTGGCGGCGTGCTGCGACCTCCCCGGGTACGACCTGGCCTGGCTGTTCGAAGGCCGCTGCTATATCCTGagctgccagcagagggagaACTGCCAGCCCCGAGAGAGGCCCGGGGCCGACTCCTTCCTCGCCTTCCTACGGAGGGCGTCGCCGCAGACGCTGATGCTTCAGTCCCTGGTGAGGGGAGAGCCGTACGGCGGGCGCTGGAGGCCGCTCTCTCGGTCCTCGGAGGCCCCTGCAGATCTTGACGCTCTGAAGGATCTGGCCCTCTTTGATGGGCCCCAACAGGGCTTCTCTGATCCCGGCATGCTGGATGTGGAGTACTCGGAGGGAAGCCAGGAGGAGAGGGGCGGGGCCGGATCAGAGACCGATCTGCCTCCTCTGAAGGGAAGAGAAGGGCTCAACCGGTCCGAGGCCGAGGAGGGCCCGGAGAGCAGGGGGTCCGAGGGGGGGAATGGAACCAGGACTGatcctcctgctgcacaggaAACCGTAAGCAATCAGTTAACCCTCTGTTATCCtgcctgtcacatgaccagtcagtgtgctctgattggtcggcgccatcctgtgtgtgtgtgtgtctgtgtgtgtgtgtgtgtgtgtctgtgtgtgtgtgtgtgtgtgtctgtgtgtgtctgtgtctgtgtgtgtctgtgtgtgtgtctgtctgtgtgtgtgtgtgtctgtgtgtgtgtgtgtgtgtctgtgtgtgtctgtttgtgtgtgtctgtgtgtgtgtgtctgtgtgtgtctgtttgtgtgtgtctgtgtgtgtgtctgtgtgtgtctgtgtgtgtgagtgaacatTTTTGGATGTTTCTCTCTTCacagactgaaacacagagcagcagtgtgtctcCATCTTTAACACCAGCCGCTGGCTCCACCCACACAGTGGTGACATCAGTCTCTGCTCCACCTGCCGCCTACGGGCCCAGAACAACGACGAAGCCAGGCAGGTGTAGCACTGATCACCGTGGCAACCTGTCTGTTCAGAGTCATGGACACTCAGCATTTCTCTGATTAGaaattaatttatttacatttaattaagTTGATTTCATCCTGCAGGGCCCCTGGTGGTGTCTGTAGGAAACCCTGTAGATCACACAGCAGCCGCAGTGACCCACAACTCTGCAGAGACTCCTGAACCCAGCagtactgaacacacacacacacacacacacacacacagacacacacacacacacagagacacacacacacacatacacacacacacacacacacacacacacacacacatacacatacacagacagacacacacacagagacacacacacacacacacacacacacacacacagagacacacacacacacacacacacacacacacacacatacacagacagacacacacacagagacacacacacacacacacacacagacacacacacacacacagagacacacacacacacacagagacacacacacacacacagagacacacacacacacacacacatacacagagacacacacacacacagacacacacacacacacagagacacacacagacacacacacagagacacacacagacacacacacacagagacacacacagacacacacacacacagacacacacagacacacacacacacacacacacacacagagacacacacagacacacacacacagagacacacacagacacacacacacagacacagacagacacacacagagacacacacagacacagacagacacacacaggtgttacTTATGTGTTGATTGTCTCTCTCAGTCTCACTGAAGTTGGTCCAGTCTGTGGTCAGAGCTCCGCCCACCACCCATCCACCGGCTCAgacggtgacctttgaccccgtCACACACTCGCCTGCCTCCAGTATTAACCCGCCAACGACGACGGCTCAGACAGGTGACCTCATGAAGACAGACGCCACACGGTGAAGCCTGGAGTCAAACATGGCTGATGTGTCTTGTTCctctcagaggtcagagggtcaaACCCTGGTCCGGTGGCCGTTgtgggtccagacaggaagctgtTCCTCCCGCTGAGCAGCGTCACGCTCGATGGCAGCCGCAGCAGTGATGACCGCGGCGTCAGCAGCTTCCACTGGGAGCTGGTCAGGTGGGTTCGACTTTACAtcatcgacacacacacacacagacagacagacacacacacacacacacacacagacagacacacacagacacacacacagacacaccgacTCACTGCAGCGTGGTCCTGTCCTCTCTCAGTGGTCCTCCGGGGTTAAAGCTGGAGGACAGGGATCAGGCTGTCGCCACGGTAACAGGTGTTCGGGTGGGGCGCTACACCTTCAGGCTGACGGTGTCTGACCAGGAGGGGGCGACAGACAGCGCCTCGCTGACCGTCTGGGTGCTGGAAGGTGAGCTGTGTGTCCAGAGGCGTCCTGCTCCTCTGATGAAGACGTTTGTTTGGCCTGCTTCAGTGATGAAGGACTTCctgttctcctcctgcagccagaAGTCTTCCTCCGGTCGCTCACGCCAGCGGCAGCCACACCCTCACTCTCCCCAACAGCTCTCTGGTCCTCAGGGGGTCAGTGACTGACGGAGACCAGAGTGAGGTCCACTACCTGTGGACCAGAGACATCcagagtcctgctgctggggTCAGTATGCACACAGGCGCAGTGGGTGGGTGGAGTCTGATGGAGTCATTTCTGACCCCTGCTGGTTGCAGGACGTGCTGTACGGCTCGGAGACGCAGGCCTCCCTCTACCTGGCTAACCTGGTGGAGGGCACCTACCTGTTCCAGCTGAGAGTGAGCGACGCTCAGGGccgctccagctcctccacggCCACGGTGGAGGTCCGACCAGGTGGGGCTGTGTCCACATGTCCACATGTCCTGCTGGGCCTGTCTGACTGTCcctcctgtgtgtctgcagagccgGGCGCGGGggagcaggtggagctggagaTGCTGGTGTCACTGTCTCAGGTCAGTGTGGCTCAGAGGGACAAGGTGGTCCGACAGCTGGCCGCGCTGATCCACGTGCTCGACAGCGACATCCAGGTCCGCGCGCTGCAGGGACACTCGCACCTCAGGTACCAGCACGCACCACCTCACTGCTCCACGCACCGACACAGGAAATGACCTCAGTCTGTGCCCGTTGCAGCACGGTGCTGCGGTTCTCCGTCCGGGGCCCCTCGGGGCTGCTTCCGAGCTCCCGATTGGTCGGTCTGCTGAGGAACCAGCTGCTCAGGGAGAAGAGCGACTACCTGCTGTTCAGGGCGCTGCGAGTCGACACCGCCTGTgagtctgagctgcagcagcagagccggCCTGCTGCCGGACCCTGATCTAACCCGCCGCTGTGGTTCTCCCCTCAGTGTGTCTGCTCCGCTGCTCGGGCCGGGGTCAGTGCGATCCCGTCACAAAGCAGTGCGCCTGCGACCCCTTCTGGACCGAGAACCTGATTCGACGTTACCTCGGCGACGGAGAGAGCAACTGTGgtgatgtgatgttttgatGTTCAGCAGTGAATCCGGCTCTGTTGTCAGATGCAGGTTTCTGACTCTGCTCCTCCTGACAGAGTGGAGGATCCTGTACGTCATCCTGAGCAGCTTCGTCCTCGTGGTCCTCATCCTGTCCCTCAGCTGGACCttcatgtgctgctgcaggaggtgaGCTGGCAGTGACGCTGATCCCAGACCAGCCTCACccagtgtgtgtgaacatgttgtGCTGGTTGTGTGCAGGAAGAGACAGACCAAAGTGAGGAAGAAAACCAAATACACCATCCTGGACAACATGGACGAGCAGGAGAAGGTGGAGCTCCGGCCCAAATTCAGTGAGTCCCTGCAGCCTGGTCAGTTCAGATGATCTAACCAGAGATGATTTcacattacaaaaacattttcatgtcCCCGAACCGTCCTCGTTTCTTAGGACCTGATGAGTGTGCCTTCCTCTGCAGGTATCAAACAtcgcagcacagagcacaactCCAGCCTGATGATGTCAGAGTCGGAGCTGGACAGCGACCAGGACACCATCTTCAGCCGGGACAGGCCGGTCCGCAGCAGGAACCGGATCAGCACCCAGGCCGCCCGCAACGGGAACGCCTTCGGATGACTGGACGACCTGCCGCTGGGACATGTTAGGTTTTTATTCTGGGACGCCAGTTTTCCTGCACTGAGAGGTCAGTAAATGCACCACAGAACCACTTCAGGGACAAACTCCTACAGACGAGGACACGAGACTTGGAGGACAAATCCGTGTTGACCTCAGACTGATTGCTAACAGGATGTCTCACTCAGTCTACCGCTAGACTTTAAAAAGGAACTGTGGGTAATCATCTTTGCCCAGGGACACGTGACAGGCCTTAGCCTAGCGTAGCACAAAGACTGGAAGCAGGGGGAAACTGCTAGCCTAGCTCCATCAAGACTAAAAAATGTACCCGTAGGCTGCATGCTAACTCTTTTGTAAATGAtgtgtgctaacatgctaacctCCAAGAGTCAGTGTCTTTAAGGTAACTTAGGCTAACACATGTCACATAACACTTATCGTATAACCCAGGCCTGTTAGCGGCTAATGTGCTACGTTTCAGTgcaacataaaaaagaaaaaagtacaaatcaaagtATTTTGGCTTACATGTAGCATCCTAGCATTGTTGCTAACAGGCCAACGTTAAATACCTAATAAACCAAAAATATTTGAACACTCTAAAGCTAACtttattagcattagcattatttggcctagcttagcacagagaaaaacattcatttcccagcaaaataaaatgtttttgacaTTTGTTGTATCTTGTTAGCTTATTAGCTACAACAACAACCCTTAGCTAGGAAGCTACATGCTAACTTAACTCCTAATGatgcaggaagctgcagtcaCCACATGCTAACTCTGCTCGTGTAGTTTTACTTtgtagatttttgtttttaaaaactcaaacaTGACTTTATGTGCATTTTTCTGACTGTTTCATATCGTCTGTTGTGCTGCCAAAGTCTAAGATATGTATTTATtggcttctttaaaaaaaacgtaCAACGTCATGTTAGTTATCTTCTTATTCtttaatatctattgtcagaaATACAAAACGTTTAAATTAATAACAAAATATTATTAAGACAAATTACAGTCATGTAAATGGACACTGTTCACATCAATGGAGGAGAATTTGTCaggaacgcacacacactcagacagacacacacacactctctctctcacacacacacacacacacactctaagaAAATAGTCAGCTACGTGGCACATCTGATTGGCGCTCTTGTGCTTTAACAAACATCATGTTGATCACGCGTCATGCAGACGGATGTTTATTGTTATGTGATTTTCTGATTCATTAGCAGCTAAATCACCTGCAGGTTGTTATTACTGGTCTCAGGTTGTGTTACTGTTTGTGTGCACCTGCTGTCATTAACCATGTCTTCGGAGCGCCGGCCTTCAGGCCTTCAGGCCTCCAAAGCACATGTACTTCACCTCCAGGTACTCGTCGATGCCGTACTTGGAGCCCTCACGCCCCAGGCCGGACTGCTTGACCCCGCCGAAGGACGCCTCGGGGGTGGACAGGAGGCCCTCGTTCACTCCGACCATCcccacctccagctcctccgcCACCCTCCAGATCTGACTCACGTCCTGAGAGTAGAAGTACCCTGCACAGAGGTTCGGGTGTTCAGACCGGCGGCGGtgtccacatacacacagacgTTCAGACGCTCACCTGCCAGCCCGACGTTCGCGGCGTTAGCCACAGCCAGAGCTTCCTCCTCCGTGTTAAACCTGTAAGTCACAGCAGAGGGTTTGTTCGGTCAGATGTTTCCTGACACGCTGTAAGCTGCGGGGCAGCGAGTCGAAGCCCGGACCGACCTGATGACGGGCACCAGCGGCCCGAACGTCTCCTCCTTCGTGCAGAGCATGTCTGTGGTGACGTCAGCCAGCAGGGTCGGCTCCATGAAGGAGCCGTGCAGACGCTTCCCGCCTTTCAGCACCTTCGCTCCCTGGGACACAGCATCCGATATCTGCTGCACCACCTGTGGGACCAGAACCACACGTCACTGCAtcagctgcagagagctgcaggtcGGActgagactctctgagtgttggtcatgtgactccatcatggcgtcctgctgagggggacaggacTTTCTGTTTGTACTGAGTTACTGTGGAATAAAGAGGTTTGGACTGTTTGAAGCTGACTTCTGGTTGTTTTCTTTGGTGCGTTTAAGTTTAACCCTTTGTAATGTTGGTGATCTGTTTGAATCAGCATCATGTTGCTGCTGACCCTCCCTGGGCTGACAAAGCTGTGCGATGACACCTGGACCGAATAAAACTCAGAACATGATGCGTTCAAGGACCATGGGACAGTTCACTGGATGATACGGTAATGAACTATTTTGTAGTAAATATGAGaatgagtgctgctgctgcggcggcGGCTCACCTTCTCCGCAGCCTTGGTGTTGATGAGGGGTCCCTGCGTGGTGTCGGGCTCTGATCCGTGACCCACGCGGAGCTCGGCGTCCATCGCCTGCCCCAGCCTCTCCACAAAGCGGTCGTAGATTCCGCTCTGAACCAGGAAGCGATTGGAACACACGCAGGTCTGCAGACAGAAGAAACCCGAGAGTCAGAGCGGGCAGGACCAGAAGCCCGATTCATGGAGGAGGCTCAACAACCTGAGCTCACTGCTGATCTGTGTTCAGACAGCTCAGCACCACGACCACAAAGAGGCATCATCAGTGGAGCCCAGCAACTGATCCACACACCAGACGCCAGGTGATGTTCATGTTGCCACGGTAACAGACTCCTAAACATGGCCCCAGATTCCGAGTCATCTCACCTGTCCAGAGTTCCTGAACTTTGAGGCCATGGCTCCGCCCACCGCTTTGTCCAAGTCAGCACTATCAAACACGAtgaagggggcgtggcctcCGAGCTCCATGGACGCCTTCTTCACCGTGTCAGCAGCCATTTTGAGTAACACCTGAAAGTGGAGCAGAAATACTCGAGTAAATCCTCTGCTGTAATGTTACTCCAGAGACGCCGTGGGGTCACAGGAAGTCGGGTAAGCGGCGCGGCGCTCTGACCTTTCCGGTGGCCGTGGATCCAGTGAAGGAAATTTTGGCCACCAGGGGGTCGGTGCAGAGGACCTCCCCCACAGACGGAGTCTTTTCTCTGGAGCAGGGCACCACGTTGAACACGCCCGCCGGGATCCCCGCCTGCTCCGCCAGCTGCagtaaccatgacaacacaggaagtgggttaaaaaaaaaaagcctcgaTGCCTGCATGTTTATATGACAGAAGCAACGTGATTGGTCCACGTTCGGCGGACTGACCTCAGCCAGGGCGAGCGCCGACAGCGGCGTGTCCTCGGCTGGTTTGACCACCACCGTGCAGCCGGCGGCGAGAGCGGCTCCGACCTTCCTGGTGATCATGGCGCTGGGGAAGTTCCACTGTGGAACATCGATCAATCACTTATCAATAGCTCTGATTCCAGCATATTACtctgttatttaaataaagatggCTGACAGAACGCttttatctatatatataatgtgtttTGTGATGAGCAGCGTGTCATTACACACAGCatggactctgattggctgctcacCGGTGTGATGATGGAGGCGACGCCCACCGGCTGCTTGAGGAGGAGGATCTTTCGGTCTTTGGCAGGAGCCGGGACCAGGTCTCCATAAACCCGCCGGGCCTCCTCTGAGAACCACTCCAGGAAGGAGGCGGAGTACGCCACCTCCCCCAGAGACTCACGCAGCGGCTtcccctgcaacacacacacacaatgaacaacacacacaatgaacaacacacacacacaatgaacaacacgcacacacaatgaacaacacgcacacacaatgaacaacacacacacacacaatgaacaacacacgcacacaaacaatgaacaacacacacacacacaatgatcaacaacacacacacacacaatgatcaacaacacacacaatgaacaacacacacacacaatgaacaacaacacacaatgaacaacaacacacacacacaatgaacaacaacacacacaatgaacaacacacacacacaatgaacaacaacacacacaatgaacaacacgcacacacaatgaacaacacgcacacacacaaaatgaacaacacacacacacacaatgaacaacaccacacacacacacaatgaacaacaacacacacacaatgaacaacacacgcacacaaacaatgaaccacacacacaatgatcaacaacacacacaatgaacaacagcacacacacacaatgaacaacacacacaatgaacaacaacacgcacacacacaatgaacaacacacacacaatgaacaacaacacacacacaatgaacaacaacacacacacaatgaacaacaacacacacacaatgaacaacacacacaaaatgaacaacaacacacacacacacacacacacacagctgatttaaCGTTAACAGCAGTTCACACTCAGCATCC contains:
- the aldh5a1 gene encoding succinate-semialdehyde dehydrogenase, mitochondrial, whose translation is MSAVCALGTRRLLRQLRSGPPAAAAAAAMLRRYSLDVSAPLLRTQGYVDGRWVSAASAFPVLDPATGQEIARVSDCGPAEAKQAVDAAYTAFQSWKRSTAKERSVLLRKWFDLLLLHKEDLAKLITFECGKPLRESLGEVAYSASFLEWFSEEARRVYGDLVPAPAKDRKILLLKQPVGVASIITPWNFPSAMITRKVGAALAAGCTVVVKPAEDTPLSALALAELAEQAGIPAGVFNVVPCSREKTPSVGEVLCTDPLVAKISFTGSTATGKVLLKMAADTVKKASMELGGHAPFIVFDSADLDKAVGGAMASKFRNSGQTCVCSNRFLVQSGIYDRFVERLGQAMDAELRVGHGSEPDTTQGPLINTKAAEKVVQQISDAVSQGAKVLKGGKRLHGSFMEPTLLADVTTDMLCTKEETFGPLVPVIRFNTEEEALAVANAANVGLAGYFYSQDVSQIWRVAEELEVGMVGVNEGLLSTPEASFGGVKQSGLGREGSKYGIDEYLEVKYMCFGGLKA
- the kiaa0319 gene encoding dyslexia-associated protein KIAA0319, which gives rise to MWEEALLLLLGLGAVVASQCWQGATFPEAVVSPTMDSSGILRVPGVASLPQCVAACCDLPGYDLAWLFEGRCYILSCQQRENCQPRERPGADSFLAFLRRASPQTLMLQSLVRGEPYGGRWRPLSRSSEAPADLDALKDLALFDGPQQGFSDPGMLDVEYSEGSQEERGGAGSETDLPPLKGREGLNRSEAEEGPESRGSEGGNGTRTDPPAAQETTETQSSSVSPSLTPAAGSTHTVVTSVSAPPAAYGPRTTTKPGPLVVSVGNPVDHTAAAVTHNSAETPEPSISLKLVQSVVRAPPTTHPPAQTVTFDPVTHSPASSINPPTTTAQTEVRGSNPGPVAVVGPDRKLFLPLSSVTLDGSRSSDDRGVSSFHWELVSGPPGLKLEDRDQAVATVTGVRVGRYTFRLTVSDQEGATDSASLTVWVLEARSLPPVAHASGSHTLTLPNSSLVLRGSVTDGDQSEVHYLWTRDIQSPAAGDVLYGSETQASLYLANLVEGTYLFQLRVSDAQGRSSSSTATVEVRPEPGAGEQVELEMLVSLSQVSVAQRDKVVRQLAALIHVLDSDIQVRALQGHSHLSTVLRFSVRGPSGLLPSSRLVGLLRNQLLREKSDYLLFRALRVDTALCLLRCSGRGQCDPVTKQCACDPFWTENLIRRYLGDGESNCEWRILYVILSSFVLVVLILSLSWTFMCCCRRKRQTKVRKKTKYTILDNMDEQEKVELRPKFSIKHRSTEHNSSLMMSESELDSDQDTIFSRDRPVRSRNRISTQAARNGNAFG